The following are encoded in a window of Pseudalgibacter alginicilyticus genomic DNA:
- a CDS encoding GH92 family glycosyl hydrolase — protein MKKKILTIYILTLVLAVNAQDFTDYVNPFIGTSNFGATNPGAIAPRGMVGVSPFNVAGKQNILEKDSRWLSNPYVNENTFLTGFSHVNLSGVGCPDLGVILLMPTTGDVETNHLNYGSNYTNETAKAGYYSTVLEKYNTKVEVTATPRSGVSRYSFPKGKSNILLNLGLGLTNEEGASIKIVSPTEIEGMRTVGSFCYYKPEEAYPVYFVAKFSKPAESFGVWKTPRTYIGEEAKWMTYNGKTRLMEGYQKEVIGDSIGSYFTYNFDKPTQIEVKVGVSYISIENARENLEKETHHLSFDEIYKQTVSSWNENLSKIKVEGGTQDDKTIFYTALYHTLIHPNILNDYNGEYPKMATRETLKTEGTRFTVFSFWDTYRNLHALMSLVYPKQQSDMVKSMLDIYDESGWLPKWELNATETTTMVGDPAGIILTDTYLKGIKDFDVEKAYQAMVKSADAIDNNPLRPGIKNYIDKGYLTSDQGGSVSTTQEYNITDFSIALLAKELNKKEDYKRFIKRSISYRALFDDNLKLLRPRNDDGSWYEPFDPLAGANFTKNIGFIEGNAWQYTFMVSHDINGLMKLMGGPKPFSKQLQKVFDTKQFDMANEPDIAYPYLFNYVKGEEWRTQKMVSKLIRQYFQNKPAGLPGNDDTGTMSAWLIYSMMGFYPVSPGEPIYAITSPVFDKITIALHSEYYKGKELIIEKTGNKGGVIETIQLDNKIHKGYFINHSDLVKGSKLKINLK, from the coding sequence ATGAAAAAAAAAATTCTCACAATATATATTTTAACACTTGTTTTAGCCGTGAACGCACAGGATTTTACAGATTATGTAAATCCATTTATTGGCACATCCAATTTTGGAGCTACCAATCCAGGTGCAATTGCTCCAAGAGGGATGGTTGGTGTTTCGCCTTTTAATGTTGCGGGTAAGCAAAATATTTTAGAAAAAGACAGTCGCTGGTTATCAAATCCATACGTTAATGAAAATACTTTTTTAACTGGATTTTCACATGTTAATCTAAGTGGTGTTGGTTGTCCAGATTTAGGTGTAATCTTACTCATGCCAACCACAGGTGATGTGGAAACAAATCACTTAAATTATGGGAGTAATTATACCAATGAAACAGCCAAAGCTGGTTATTATAGTACAGTATTAGAAAAATACAACACAAAAGTTGAAGTAACAGCAACACCCAGATCGGGTGTTTCAAGATATTCATTTCCTAAAGGTAAATCCAATATATTATTAAATCTTGGTTTAGGTTTAACTAATGAAGAAGGGGCTTCCATAAAAATTGTTTCACCTACAGAAATAGAAGGCATGCGAACTGTTGGGTCTTTTTGTTATTACAAACCCGAAGAAGCATATCCTGTTTATTTTGTAGCAAAGTTTAGTAAACCAGCAGAATCTTTTGGAGTTTGGAAAACACCTCGTACGTATATAGGAGAAGAAGCAAAATGGATGACTTACAATGGTAAAACACGATTGATGGAAGGTTATCAAAAAGAAGTTATTGGTGATAGTATAGGGAGCTATTTTACATATAATTTTGATAAACCTACACAAATTGAAGTTAAAGTAGGGGTATCATATATAAGTATAGAGAATGCCAGAGAAAATTTAGAAAAGGAAACACATCATTTGTCTTTTGATGAAATTTATAAGCAAACGGTCTCATCGTGGAATGAAAATTTATCTAAAATAAAAGTAGAAGGAGGCACTCAAGATGATAAAACTATTTTCTATACAGCTCTATATCACACGTTAATTCATCCAAATATTCTTAATGATTATAATGGGGAGTATCCTAAAATGGCAACTCGGGAAACATTAAAAACAGAAGGAACACGCTTTACTGTTTTTTCCTTTTGGGATACATATAGAAATTTACATGCCTTGATGTCTTTGGTGTACCCAAAACAGCAGTCAGATATGGTAAAAAGTATGTTGGATATTTATGATGAAAGTGGTTGGCTACCAAAATGGGAATTAAACGCTACGGAAACAACCACTATGGTGGGTGATCCTGCAGGCATTATTTTAACGGATACCTATTTAAAAGGGATTAAAGATTTTGATGTTGAAAAAGCCTATCAAGCTATGGTTAAAAGTGCTGATGCTATTGATAATAATCCGCTTCGACCAGGTATAAAAAACTATATCGATAAAGGATATTTAACCTCTGATCAAGGAGGTTCTGTTTCTACAACACAGGAATATAATATAACAGACTTTTCAATCGCTTTACTTGCAAAAGAACTAAATAAAAAAGAAGATTATAAAAGGTTTATTAAACGTTCTATATCTTATAGAGCCCTATTTGATGATAATTTAAAACTTTTACGTCCCAGAAATGATGATGGTAGTTGGTATGAACCTTTTGACCCTTTAGCAGGGGCTAATTTTACTAAAAACATTGGTTTTATTGAAGGTAATGCATGGCAGTATACTTTTATGGTATCGCATGATATAAATGGGTTAATGAAATTAATGGGTGGACCAAAACCTTTTAGTAAACAACTACAAAAAGTATTTGATACAAAACAATTTGATATGGCCAATGAGCCAGATATTGCTTATCCTTACTTATTCAATTATGTGAAAGGTGAAGAATGGCGAACTCAAAAAATGGTTTCAAAACTAATTCGTCAATATTTTCAAAATAAACCTGCTGGACTTCCTGGAAATGATGATACGGGTACTATGTCTGCTTGGCTAATTTATAGTATGATGGGCTTTTATCCTGTTTCTCCAGGTGAACCTATATATGCTATTACTTCTCCTGTTTTTGATAAAATAACCATTGCTTTACATTCAGAATATTATAAAGGAAAAGAATTGATCATTGAAAAAACAGGTAATAAAGGAGGAGTAATTGAGACTATTCAATTAGATAATAAAATCCATAAGGGATACTTTATTAATCATTCAGATTTAGTAAAAGGCTCAAAATTAAAAATCAATTTAAAATGA
- a CDS encoding isoaspartyl peptidase/L-asparaginase family protein, whose product MSDRRNFIKKATLGTVGISTAFSCVGSKEMKNEKAFNDKPIRKPLVLSTWRHGLAANEEAWKQLKNGESTLDAIVAGVGVSEADPNVASVGYGGFPDREGEVTLDACIMDSNSNCGSVSFLQNIKHPIAVAKKVMEKTPHVMLSGEGALQFALSEGFIKENLLTNRAENAWKKWLENSKYKPVINIENHDTISMLALDEAGDLYGGCTTSGAAWKLHGRVGDSPIIGAGLFLDNDVGAAAATGLGEAVIRTAGSAMVVELMRQGKTPMEACKEIVERIYNKHKNHKDMEYLQVGFIAINKVGDYAGYSVRPGFNYAICDDEKGNRMESALSKMT is encoded by the coding sequence ATGTCTGATAGAAGAAATTTTATAAAAAAAGCGACATTAGGTACTGTTGGAATAAGCACAGCTTTTAGTTGTGTAGGATCTAAAGAAATGAAGAATGAGAAAGCTTTTAATGATAAGCCAATTAGAAAACCTTTAGTTCTGTCTACTTGGCGTCATGGTTTAGCTGCTAACGAAGAAGCTTGGAAACAATTAAAAAATGGAGAGTCAACTTTAGATGCTATTGTAGCAGGAGTAGGAGTTTCTGAAGCAGACCCTAATGTAGCAAGTGTTGGTTATGGTGGGTTTCCTGATAGAGAGGGGGAAGTCACTTTGGATGCCTGTATTATGGATTCTAATAGCAATTGTGGTTCGGTATCCTTTTTACAAAATATCAAACACCCTATTGCAGTTGCAAAAAAAGTAATGGAAAAAACGCCACATGTAATGTTAAGTGGAGAAGGAGCATTACAATTTGCTTTATCAGAAGGCTTTATTAAAGAAAACCTTTTAACCAACAGAGCAGAAAATGCTTGGAAAAAATGGTTAGAAAATTCAAAATATAAACCAGTTATTAATATTGAAAATCATGATACAATTAGTATGTTGGCTCTTGATGAAGCAGGTGATTTATATGGTGGTTGTACTACAAGTGGTGCTGCTTGGAAATTGCATGGTCGTGTAGGCGATTCTCCAATAATTGGTGCTGGACTTTTTTTAGATAATGACGTAGGAGCAGCAGCTGCCACAGGCTTAGGTGAGGCAGTTATTAGAACCGCAGGAAGTGCTATGGTTGTGGAATTAATGCGTCAAGGAAAAACACCTATGGAAGCCTGTAAAGAAATTGTTGAACGCATTTATAATAAACACAAAAACCATAAGGATATGGAATATCTACAAGTGGGGTTTATTGCAATAAATAAAGTAGGAGATTATGCAGGATATAGTGTTAGGCCAGGTTTTAATTATGCTATTTGTGATGATGAAAAAGGCAATAGAATGGAGTCAGCACTTTCTAAAATGACTTGA
- a CDS encoding glycoside hydrolase family 20 protein, with product MKNSFSLKFLTVLAFLLILCSCGLKTDKFFTEADIKIIPKVESLQVNSGVFEFNKNTLFVVTDNSQETAAQLLIDKFKTVNNWDLKVVSEQTNDNYIVFNTDVSLKNEAYTLRVTSNNISISASSYSGFLYGVQSLRMLLPTAIESKKQVSDIVWQIPNIEIKDSPRFKWRGLMLDLSRHFFDKDYIKETIDAISLLKMNVLHLHLVDDHGWRIEIKKHPRLTEVGAWRVDQEHMPWNKRATNSPEEKGTYGGFLTQEELKEVVAYAELKGVEVVPEIEMPAHVSSAIAAYPELSCLEKPIGVPSGALWPITDIYCAGKEYTFEFLEDVLMEVIDIFPSKYIHIGGDEATKTNWKTCPHCQKRMKQEGLHDVEELQSYFVKRMEKFINSKGKKLIGWDEILEGGLAPGATVMSWRGFKGGLQAAGQGHDVVMTPTDFCYFDYYQGPPEQEPVAGGSVTTLSKVYQFDPVVDSMTEEEANHVLGGQANLWAEHVSTEPHSQYMIFPRLAALSETVWSPKASRNWDDFSNRLISMFQRYDYLGINYAKSSFIVTSDMKIDVQNKTVSLILHNEYPNSNIKYALNDEALDNNSKPFVEPIILSKTTAVKAGLFKDDVLFGDIFQDTIKFHKGVANNVMYNTDFNERYQGAGDFNLVNTLRGTKNFRDGRWQAWLNSGVDVTIDLETEKEINQVTVGSMENQKNGIFYPTLIQVFVSNDGEIFNEITSFNRLFVLNENPELKDFILPFDTLNTRFVKIKISLSNNIRERNEGWIFVDEILID from the coding sequence ATGAAAAATAGTTTTAGTCTAAAATTTTTAACAGTATTAGCATTTCTTTTAATATTATGTTCATGTGGATTAAAAACGGATAAATTTTTTACGGAAGCTGACATTAAAATTATCCCAAAAGTAGAAAGTCTACAAGTAAATTCTGGTGTTTTTGAGTTTAATAAAAATACCCTGTTTGTTGTTACAGATAATTCTCAAGAAACAGCGGCTCAATTATTAATCGATAAATTTAAAACGGTTAATAATTGGGATTTAAAAGTTGTCTCAGAGCAAACAAATGATAACTATATTGTTTTTAATACGGATGTCTCGCTTAAAAATGAAGCGTATACTTTGCGTGTTACGTCAAATAATATTAGCATTTCAGCATCAAGTTATTCAGGTTTTTTGTACGGTGTGCAATCTTTGAGAATGTTATTACCTACAGCTATAGAGAGTAAAAAACAGGTTTCAGATATTGTTTGGCAAATTCCTAATATAGAAATAAAAGATAGTCCGCGTTTTAAATGGCGAGGTTTAATGTTAGATTTATCGCGTCATTTTTTTGATAAAGATTATATTAAAGAAACTATTGATGCCATTTCATTACTTAAAATGAATGTGCTACACCTTCACTTAGTAGATGACCACGGTTGGCGAATAGAAATAAAAAAACACCCAAGATTGACTGAGGTTGGTGCTTGGCGTGTTGATCAAGAACACATGCCATGGAATAAAAGAGCAACAAACAGTCCTGAAGAGAAAGGTACCTATGGCGGATTTTTAACCCAAGAAGAACTAAAAGAGGTTGTCGCATATGCCGAATTAAAAGGTGTGGAAGTTGTGCCAGAAATAGAAATGCCAGCTCATGTATCAAGTGCTATTGCTGCGTATCCTGAGTTATCATGTTTAGAAAAACCTATAGGAGTTCCATCAGGAGCGCTATGGCCAATAACCGATATTTATTGTGCAGGAAAGGAATATACCTTTGAGTTTTTGGAAGATGTATTGATGGAAGTTATAGATATATTTCCTTCAAAGTATATTCATATTGGAGGGGATGAAGCAACTAAAACCAATTGGAAAACTTGTCCACATTGCCAGAAGCGAATGAAACAAGAAGGGCTTCACGATGTTGAAGAACTTCAAAGTTATTTTGTAAAAAGAATGGAAAAATTTATTAATTCTAAAGGGAAAAAGCTTATTGGTTGGGATGAAATTTTAGAAGGTGGTTTAGCACCAGGCGCTACAGTTATGAGTTGGCGCGGATTTAAAGGTGGGCTCCAAGCGGCAGGACAAGGTCATGATGTTGTTATGACACCAACAGATTTTTGTTATTTTGATTACTATCAAGGTCCTCCAGAACAAGAACCCGTAGCAGGGGGCAGTGTTACAACTTTAAGTAAGGTGTATCAATTTGATCCAGTTGTCGATTCTATGACAGAGGAAGAAGCCAATCATGTTTTAGGTGGTCAAGCCAACCTTTGGGCTGAGCATGTATCTACTGAACCGCATTCGCAGTATATGATTTTTCCACGTTTAGCAGCTTTATCTGAAACTGTATGGAGTCCAAAAGCATCAAGAAATTGGGATGATTTCTCAAACCGTTTAATATCTATGTTTCAGCGTTATGATTATTTAGGTATTAATTATGCTAAAAGTTCTTTTATTGTTACATCAGATATGAAAATTGATGTTCAAAATAAAACGGTATCATTAATTTTACACAATGAATATCCAAATTCGAATATCAAATATGCTTTGAATGATGAAGCTTTAGACAACAATTCAAAACCTTTTGTTGAACCAATTATTTTATCTAAAACAACAGCTGTAAAAGCAGGGTTGTTTAAAGATGATGTTTTATTTGGCGACATTTTTCAAGATACTATTAAATTTCATAAAGGTGTGGCGAATAATGTAATGTATAATACAGATTTTAACGAACGGTATCAAGGTGCTGGAGATTTTAATTTGGTAAATACTTTAAGGGGCACAAAGAATTTTAGAGATGGTAGATGGCAAGCCTGGTTAAATTCGGGTGTAGATGTTACAATAGATTTAGAAACTGAAAAAGAAATTAACCAAGTGACAGTTGGGAGTATGGAAAACCAAAAAAATGGTATTTTTTATCCAACTTTAATTCAAGTTTTTGTTTCAAACGATGGTGAAATATTCAACGAAATAACATCTTTTAATAGATTATTTGTGTTAAATGAAAATCCAGAGTTAAAAGATTTTATATTACCTTTTGATACACTAAACACAAGGTTTGTGAAAATAAAAATCAGCTTGTCAAATAATATCAGAGAACGTAATGAAGGATGGATATTTGTAGATGAAATTCTAATTGACTAA
- a CDS encoding family 10 glycosylhydrolase gives MKLLKIAFLSILLSIVSCNDIKTKEVGETEETLMESTPKFKYWNWISAGHKKSDSAYTAHFNKLKSYGIDAVLINTGTDPELLKRLTPLANKAGLEVHAWMFTTNRPGDSIALQHPEWYMVSRSGKSCFVKEDRPYVGYYQWLSPSHPEARKHILSLVEGLAKVEGVASVHLDYIRYPDVYLPIGLLPKYDLKQEEELPDYDFDYSDASVEKFIALHHKDPRKMENPAIDIEWKNFRLNEIKSLVDEAYTIVHRHNKKLSAAVFPYPEMADHMVRQRWDKWSVDMVLPMIYYNFYNEELDWIGYATKQGVVDLEGKATELHTGLFTPKLSPEDLETAIQYAKDNGAKGVAFFDDYHMTEEQFEVIKNSKE, from the coding sequence ATGAAATTACTAAAAATAGCATTTTTAAGTATCTTATTATCTATTGTTTCGTGCAATGATATAAAAACCAAAGAAGTTGGTGAAACAGAAGAAACGTTAATGGAATCAACTCCAAAATTTAAGTATTGGAATTGGATTTCTGCAGGGCATAAAAAATCAGACTCTGCCTATACGGCACATTTTAATAAACTAAAATCATATGGTATAGATGCCGTTTTAATCAATACAGGTACGGATCCTGAATTGTTAAAAAGATTAACACCATTAGCCAATAAGGCGGGATTGGAAGTACATGCTTGGATGTTTACAACAAACAGACCGGGTGATTCTATTGCGTTACAACATCCTGAATGGTATATGGTTAGTAGAAGTGGAAAATCATGTTTTGTTAAAGAAGATAGGCCCTATGTAGGGTATTACCAATGGTTATCTCCAAGTCATCCAGAAGCCCGAAAACATATTTTGAGTTTAGTGGAAGGCTTGGCCAAAGTTGAAGGTGTTGCCAGTGTGCATTTAGATTATATTCGTTATCCAGACGTGTATTTGCCAATAGGATTATTACCAAAATATGATTTAAAACAAGAAGAAGAGCTGCCTGATTATGATTTCGATTATTCTGATGCAAGTGTTGAAAAATTTATTGCATTACATCATAAAGATCCTCGTAAAATGGAAAATCCAGCCATTGATATTGAGTGGAAAAACTTTCGCTTAAACGAAATAAAGTCTTTGGTAGACGAAGCTTACACAATTGTTCATCGTCATAATAAAAAATTGAGTGCAGCTGTTTTTCCTTATCCAGAAATGGCAGATCATATGGTACGTCAACGTTGGGATAAATGGAGTGTAGATATGGTTTTACCTATGATTTATTATAACTTTTATAATGAAGAATTAGATTGGATAGGCTATGCTACAAAACAAGGTGTTGTTGATTTAGAAGGTAAGGCAACCGAGTTGCATACAGGTTTGTTTACTCCTAAATTATCGCCAGAAGATTTAGAAACCGCCATTCAGTATGCAAAAGATAATGGCGCAAAAGGTGTTGCATTTTTTGATGATTATCATATGACAGAAGAGCAATTTGAAGTTATAAAAAATTCTAAAGAATAA
- a CDS encoding PNGase F N-terminal domain-containing protein, translating into MKTKLILFLMLLIYCQKIVSQDAIEKVVFKNQLINFGKADTLQEADVIRLQGGRVVLKKVTVPKFPKGTDVSIKLSLRSNGDKWDKSGSCFVVTDPNQISILNVSKGEKTFPEASYMSEKHGGVLATENYKPVVEALRFMTPFGVGYYSNDKIKYRKPVYIPTWEKEVVWNQDISDLGSIVTGTFYIGVWIDAWTKQGYKFDLNLIYSNRAKKQREVLPLVNAVNYVKGQGLPHFFAEAPLDYTFNLDKDLKNAKLHYITTGHGGHSGGDEFIKIKNSVYFNKQLVLDTIPWRDDCASFRRFNPTSGVWLKKDSTYYRDRKTKEYRLKEIEERLASSDLSRSNWCPGSKVAPFTVELGDLDSGKHTLTIKIPATKAEKNKSNHWLVSAYITYDK; encoded by the coding sequence ATGAAAACAAAATTAATCTTATTTCTAATGCTTCTTATTTATTGTCAAAAAATAGTATCTCAAGATGCCATAGAAAAAGTTGTTTTTAAAAATCAGTTAATTAATTTTGGTAAAGCTGATACCCTTCAAGAAGCAGATGTAATAAGATTGCAAGGGGGTAGGGTAGTTTTAAAAAAAGTAACGGTACCGAAATTTCCAAAAGGAACCGATGTGTCGATAAAGCTTTCATTAAGATCCAATGGTGATAAATGGGATAAATCTGGCTCTTGTTTTGTAGTGACAGACCCGAATCAAATTTCTATTTTAAATGTTTCTAAAGGAGAAAAGACATTTCCTGAAGCGTCTTATATGAGTGAAAAACATGGTGGTGTATTAGCAACTGAAAACTATAAGCCTGTTGTTGAAGCATTGCGCTTTATGACACCCTTTGGAGTGGGATATTATAGCAATGATAAAATTAAATACAGAAAGCCAGTATACATTCCTACATGGGAAAAAGAAGTGGTTTGGAATCAAGATATATCGGATTTAGGGAGCATTGTTACGGGCACGTTTTATATTGGGGTTTGGATAGATGCTTGGACCAAACAGGGCTATAAATTTGATTTAAACCTTATATATTCTAATCGAGCTAAAAAACAAAGAGAGGTGCTGCCTTTGGTTAATGCAGTCAATTATGTAAAAGGTCAGGGGTTGCCTCATTTTTTTGCTGAAGCCCCATTAGATTATACTTTTAATTTAGATAAAGATTTAAAAAATGCAAAACTGCATTATATAACAACAGGTCATGGAGGACACAGTGGGGGTGATGAGTTTATTAAAATTAAAAATAGTGTTTATTTTAATAAGCAATTGGTTTTGGATACCATTCCTTGGCGCGATGATTGTGCTTCATTTAGAAGGTTCAATCCAACCTCAGGTGTTTGGTTAAAAAAAGATTCTACCTATTATAGGGATAGAAAAACTAAAGAATACAGGTTAAAAGAAATAGAAGAGCGTCTTGCTTCTTCAGATTTATCAAGATCAAATTGGTGCCCAGGTTCGAAGGTAGCGCCTTTTACGGTTGAATTGGGTGATTTAGATTCAGGAAAACATACTTTAACAATAAAAATACCCGCTACTAAAGCTGAAAAAAATAAGTCTAATCATTGGTTAGTTTCCGCATACATTACCTACGATAAATAG